The sequence TACTATATTGTCTTCTTTATCAACAAAGTTTTACAAGAGTTTACAGTCTTATCataaaaattgcttgatttcttCTCCCATCCTCTTTTTAATACATCTTcccatgctatatactacaatcttggtgTCATCCCTatcatacacgtgtaggttagattcggggAACTTCTccctgtcccatccaacacctcccagaaccatcaactaaTAGCTGTAAGGCTGTTGACCACTGtttaggtatcacctccacattaatgcggccaaagagttggttgggaggcatttaatgcggaggtagtagcattttaaagatatttgttgcccttCTCCTTTCTTACCCTTTGTCCAACGTCCAACCcttagttgtgatgtaacttCGAAGAAGGTCCATGATGATATGGCACTCTTACTGACCTCGGACCCTTGTTGCTGAGAAGGCTTTTCCCCTCGGACATTCGTTggacttatcttttattatcTCTACTCTTCTCTTTACTCCGTTCCCCTTATAATCTCATCTGGACATCCTCGGATGGTctaatgtcctcggattgggccatagaCCTAGTTAGTACAGCCTTAACAGTACCTCCTGATTAATTGGCCCCTGCCATAgtccctcaaaatcttgcttttcgactcctcgAGAGGAAAGGATGATTTTGACGTCCTCAGCCCATCTCGTTTATGGTCCTATTTTGTATTCCTAACCTCCTATGTGTCTTTTTACCTGCTCAAGGCACACTCCTGACGCTTCGGCGTCCAGAGCGTGccatcattaaattttggcggCGCCCTTGTCCCCCACGTTCAACGATAGGATGTAAATTGTACGGCAGAAGATTTTTCTCGTTTTACGAGCAGGAACTTTCCCGCTTGTAACTTCTGCGCCACtataaatagtttttcaaatcaattctttCTCTTACTTTCAGCAATCACACAGTCTTAGAGCTCATACACTGAACTTGTTTCTCTCCTTCATCTCCCTCTGCGTCTACAAATACTAGAAGCTTTTCCGAGGACCCTTTTTCAAACCTGTAAGTCTTCTTAAAcccttttagctttcattttaaacttgttaatttttcttcaaaacttctTAGAAAAATGGGTAAGTTCAAATGTTTggttgagtccgaggagggtATGGAAAGTTTTAGGGCTAAGTATAGGTTCCCACCAACAGTAGGCATGAGGTACGCTTCCCAGGGGGAGTGGGTCGGTACTAGGAAAACAGGAGAGGTGGTCATTCtcatgattgccttcatagagggagggatgaccatTCCCATGGGTACTATTACTAGGAATTACCTTAGGTTTTTTACGTTATCTCctccaaatatgtttagggtcttGGGGAGAATAGAAGCTTTAATCGAGAGAATGAACCTAAACCTGACTCACCACGATGTGAATTGGGCATACAATCTACATAATTTGAAGGGGCAGggatattatctcaagtcgaggcATCCCGAAGTAAGGCTAATCCAGTGCATCCCCACTTCAAACAATAAtctaaaggaggatttcctaATCTTTTCTGGGGAATGACACGATGGCCTACCCTGTCCAACTGAGGAGGGAGAACTAGGTGGGGGTATAGCCGTAGATTTATGATTTTGGTTTGCATTTCTCTTCTGTTTCCCAGCATCCCTGTCTCTAACGAAACTTAATTCTAATTCAATGATTTTGCAGATAAGTGAGCCACTAAACCCAAGCTCAGCTTAGTTAACAAAGCGAGCTTAGACAAGATCTTGCAAGCCAAGGTGTACGTGAACGAAGTTGACAGTCAACTCCGAGCAGCCCATTTAATTCTTGGGTACACACCTCTTTCGCTCGTATTCCAAGCCCCTAAGTACGTAATCAAAGCCCGCAACCCTCGGCTCCACCATATCAGCGTTGCCTACCAAGGGTTTGTTATTCCAGAGGGTGTCCCAATTCCTGGAGGTACTCCTCGTGCTCAACCACTTTTTGTGGCCACTCCTTCAATAGGAGCATCCTTATCCCAGCTAGTTCTtgaggaaaaggaagaaagaaaagaagaagaagaagaagaagaagaagaagaaaaaggttcggAGGGTATTGTGGACCTAACAGACTCCTTGGACGAATTTGAAGTATTCAACCAGCCGCCATCTCCCGAGAGTGTATCAGAAGAAATGGGTATCCAGAAGAAGCCTcagaaaagtttgatggagcTGATAGAGGATCAACCCGGGAGAGGTGCATCGGGGAAGTCTACTCAAACTaaacttcctcctcctcctcctaaATCTCCTCTCCCTCCTCCACAACCATCTTTGCCCTCCAGACTCGAACCTGTTGATccaaagaggaaaagagagcaGAAAGGCAAAGACGTGGTGGAGCTAGGGAGATCTCGTCCAACTTGTGAAGACGAGGCTCAACGAGCTGCGAAGCAGCAAAAAGTCAGCCATGCGTCACAATGGGGAATGGAGAGATCGGACACTCAACCTCTAGATTCACAGACTTGGCTCCCAGCACCCATGCACGACGATGAGCCCTTGAGGGATGATGCATCACTCAGGGACTTCAACGGGGGAAATGGGTGCCATGTTGCCTCGGCCGTGGAGGAGGCCTTGTTACTTCCAAAGGATATGTCCGAGCTACGGAGTATGAGGAAGAATGAGGTCTTCCTTAATTGTAAaagatatttgggcatggtatgATGTTaaccccccttttttttttacttataattattatatatagatatatacttTTTATTGGCTATGGCACTAACCCTTTTCTTTTAGGTTGTCCAAGCCACTTTCAGGCTTAAGGAAATTACCAATTTGTGCTACTAGCAATTGGAAGATGAAAGAAAAGGACGGACGGCAGCTGGGCAAACGCTTACCATTGCTGAAAATAGCAATGCTGAATTGAAGAAAAAGCTGGCCGAGGAGAAGCATGCTCGCCGTAGTGCTGACTCGGCCTTGGATGGCGGCAAGCCGAGGACTAGAGGAAACGCCTGCGTGAGACCACTGATCAACTGACTGCCTCCAGGAAATAGTTGGTAGCTCTCAAGAAAAAATTGGAAGAAGCCCAAAGGCTTAAGGATCAGGCCGAAAAAGCAAAGGCTGAGGCGGAGAAAGTGAGAGTAGAGGTCGAGAAGGCGAGAGAAGAGGCTAAACAGCATGGCTACGACATCGGCGTAGCCGAGATCGAGGACACCCTTCGGGCAGAGGTCCCTGTCATATGTCGTGCCTATTGTGCTTAGACTTGGGAGGAAGCTCTCAACtgagctggggttgaggcttcttcTGAGCTGAGAAGGCCAGAGAACATCTTTTTCCCCCAAGCCATACGAGCTTCAAACCTCCCTTCCAACCAGGGGGAGGCGGTCTCTACAGTTGCTGCCATCGCCGAGGAAGCCCAGACTCAAGATCCTCTTCCTTCCAATCAACCGGAGCAATCCAAAGAGCCTGAAGTTCCTAAAGACACCTCTTCGGATAAGGCTGCAGAGGTTCCTTAGGACGGGGCAGCTTCTCAAAGTTTTGAGCAAGATCTAGCTTCAACCACCATACCCGTTGGGGAAGTCCccaaggagaaagagaaaattgttCCTCCTGAGGCAGCTGATAAAGCCTCCAAGGGCAAGCTCCAAATAAAGTTAAAatcataacttttatttttacacaGGGTAGTTGCTGTTAatgtaatgaaattttttttttttttttttttttttttttttttgtttaggacAAGTTTTAATGAGATGTAGATTTCATCTTTCTAAATTTACATGTGTTATcactattttatcttttatttatgcAATTGTCACTTTGTTTGCTCTATGTTCATGCATAACCATAGGCCATAAAAGAATGAAGTTTACTGATATGAGAGAAAACATAGTTTTATATCTTTCAACTGAGCATCCAAGTAAATCATGACTGTTGAATCCACAGTACTATCAAGACATGTTCTTAATTTATCAATTCTCATAAGTTTCCAACTTTGAGAAAATATCAAAACGTTTAAATAACAGGCAAGTCCAGGACACTTCAAAATGCTTCGTGTGATGCTTatggattttaatttggcttacaAATCTGAACATAATCCAGTGTGaggggtattaatttccattaaGTTTATGATCCGAGGTATTTGACATAACTgaatttctgtttaatacttcaacagatgtcatagggtattaatttccactaagtttgtggtctgaggaacctgacataacttagtttctatccactaagtttgtggtccgagaaaCCTGACATAacctagtttctgtttaatacttcaatagatgtcatagggtattaattttcactaagtttgtggttcgaggaacttgacataacttagtttctgtttaatacttcaatagatgtcatagggtattaatttccactaagtttgtggtccgaggaacctgacataacttagtttatgtttaatacttcaacaAATGTCATAggatattaatttccactaaatttgtggttcgaggaacctgacataacttagtttctgtttaatactttaacAGATGtcatagtgtattaatttccactaagtttgtggtccgaggaacttGTCATAACTTAGTTTCCGTTTAATACTTTAACAGATGtcatagtgtattaatttctactaagtttgtggtccgaggaacctgacataacttagtttctgtttaatacttcaacaGATGTCATAGaatattaatttccactaaatttgtggttcgaggaacctaacataacttagtttctgtttaatacttcaatagatgagGAAAAACATGATATATGATCGGAATAAATTAAAGGGAAACTAAACAGgactatttttattaataataatacctccttagattgtttacattccaagggtagagtacagttttttcatctagaTCCTCCAAATAGTATGCACCTATTCCTGCCACTGAAGCGATCCGATAcagtccttcccaattaggccccaatTTTCCCCAGGCTGGATTCTTGGTGGTTCCCAAAACTTTCCTCAGTACCAAATCTCCTATGGCCAACGGCCTCAGCTTTACATTGGtatcataaccttgcttgagcttatACTGGTAGTAAGCCAGTTAGACCATTGCACTCTCCTTTCGCTCTTCGATCAAGTCCAGACTTTTTTCCAACAACGTATCATTACCGTCCGAGGTAAATGCATTAATTCTCAATGTTGGGAAACCTGTTTCCAGAGGGATTACGGCCTCGGCTCCATATGTAATTGAGAAGGGGGTCTCTCCTGTTGACCGTCGAGGCGTTGTTCGATACGTCCAAAGGACATGTGGTaattcctccacccattttccctttgtgtcgtccaacctctttttaAGTCCATTCACTATAACTTTGTTGACAGTTTcagcttgcccatttccttgaggataggccggagtggaatatctattctttattcCCAGGTCAGAACAGTATTGCCTGAAGGCTTTGTTATCGAACTGAAGGCCATTGTCCGAGATAAGGGTATAGCGAACCCCGAATCGAGTAACGATACTCTTCCAGATAAATCTTTTGACATTTACATCTCTGATATTAGCCAAAGGTTCAGTTTTGATCCACTTAGTAAAATAACCCGTGCCGACCAGCAGATACTTTTTGTTTCCTAGTATTTTAGGGAAAGGACCTACAATATCTAAACCCCATTGAACAAAGGGCCAAGGGCTGGAAAGAGGATTAAGAACTTCTCCAAGCTGGTGGATGTTTGGAGTGAATCTCTGACACTggtcacattttctaacataGTCTTatgcttctttctgcatatttggccaccagtatccttgagtAATAGCCCGGTGAGATAGGGATCTTCCCCCCGTGTGACTtccgcaaattccttcatgtagtTCCTTTAGGAGTGACTCTGATGTCTTGGGATGTACACAACGCAGATATGGCCCAGAAAAAGAActtttataaaactttttgtCCTCGAACAACCAGAACCGATGAGctttccttcgtattttctcagcttctgcTTTCTCCTCGGGCAATATATCCCTTTCGAGGAATAGCAgtatagggtccatccagctcggcCCTAAATTGACTTGATGGATCTGGAGCAAATCCTTCCTCGTTGGGGTAGGGATGCATAAATCCTCGATAATTATCACTCGGGGCAAATTCCGTGCCGAGGAAGTGGCAAGGGTAGCCAAGGAATTTGCATGGGTATTTCCACCTCTGGGGATATGTGATAAGTCAAAGGATTCAAATTTCGTTTGTATACGCCTAACTTGACCCaaatattcttgcattcttGTATCACGGGCTTCCAGTTCCCCTTTTATCTGGCCTACGACTAGTCTTGAATCTGAGAACATCtccactgcctttccacccattttctggaccataGCCATTCCCATCAACAAAGCTTCATATTCCGCTTCGTTgtttgtagccgagaatccCACTTTTCAATGGTGATCTTTTCAGGGGATActagaactagccccactcctgctccccgttggtttgctgctccatccacatataCTTTCCAGGATGAGGAGTCTTGTGTGGAGATtaggccaaccgatttttcatccatgccaTATTGCTTCCTCTCTGCTTATTCTGGAAGTTCAGCAAACTCGGCTACCAGATCAGCGGGGACCTGGCCTTTCACAGAGGTACGAGGCATATATTTGATGTCGAAATCCTATAGAATcgtgccccatttagcaatctTCCTAGTATAATCCGCGCTCTGAAGTATGAATTTGAGCGGTAATTGGGTTAGAACAACCACGGTGTGCActtggaaataatgggggaGTTTTCGTGTAGCATGCACAACTGCCAAAATGGCATTTTCCAGGGATAAATAATGTACCTCGGCTTCATGAAGTGACTTACTTACGTAATAGATGGGTCTTTGGATGCCACTGTTCTTTTGTGTCAAAACAAAACTTACTACATGAGAGGCTACCGCCATGTAGGTAAACAGAACCTCGTCCACCTCCGGACTGGACATAATAGGCGGTCGAGATAGGTATACTTTCAGCTGCTGAAATGCTACAGTacactcctcggtccactcaaatcctttccaaTTATgtagtaaaaggaaaaagggtctGCACCTATCAGCTGACCTGGAGATAAACCGATTTAAAGCCGCAGTCATCCCTGTTAGTTTCTACACCTCCTTAGGATTCCAAGGTGCTTGTAAGCCAttaatggccttaatctgaTTTGGGTTCACTTCAATTCCCCTGTGAGTCACCATGTAGCTCAAGAACTTTCCAGAGCCTACACCAAATGAACATTTTGAAGCATTTAGACATAACTTGTGCTTTCTCAGAATTCTAAAAATGTTTGCAAGATCTCCCACATGCTCAGACACCACTTTGctctttacaaccatatcatcgatatagaCTTCAATGTTCCTGCCTAATTGTGATTCAAACATCTTAGTCATTATTCGTTGATAAGTAgaccctgcatttttcaaaccaaagggcatcactttgtagtgatagtttccaatgggagtaacaaaagctgtcttttctTGATCGTCCAAAGctaacggtatttggtgatatccttggaaggcatccaaaaagctcatccgaggatgaccTACTATtacatccaccaactggtctatccgaggcataggGAAAGGGTCCTTGGGACAGGCCTTATTGAGGTTTGTGAAGTCTACGCACACTCGCCATTTCCCAgtcttctttttcaccaccactgtgttggctaaccattggggataaaaaacttccttgatagcccctgcctgcTTGAGCTTGGCCACTTCATTTTTGACAGCCTTGATGTGCTCTTTTGACGGACGCCGAGGTGGCTGTCTCTTCAGAGTGATGGAAGGATTAACATTTAGATGATGACAGATGAAACTTGGGTCTATACCCGAGGCTTCATACGCGCTCCACGcgaacacatcaacattttctctGAGGAATTCAACCAATTTCTCCCTTTCTTGCAAAGGTAGTTTAGCTAcaacctgaaagaacttcttcGGATCGTCGCCAACGATTACCCTTTCCAAATCTTCGCATTGCACCTCGTCGGCTGGTCCATTGAAGGGCAATGACAGGATTTCTAATTTCTATAAACCATTATCAGCGGTGGCCGAGGTCTCCGCCTCAGGCCGATGTTGGATAGCCGCTACCAGGCATTGTTGGGTTGCAGTTTGATTTCCTACAATCTCCAAAACCTGGTCTCTGGATGGGCACTTCATCTTCTGGTGAAGAGTAGAGAAGACGGCCCCTAGGGTATGAAGCCAGGGTCTGCCCATAATGGCCGTGTAGGGAGAGAAAACATCTATGAcgatgaagtccacctccaccacatctgTGTCGGTTTGCACAGGTAATCTAATCTGACCTTTTGGGATGACTATTTTACCCTCAAAACTCACCAGAGGAGAACTGTAGGCTGTTAAATTCTCAGGTTTCAAATTTAGCTCCCTATACAAGTCAAGGTACATTATGTCAGTGGCACTGCCTTGGTCAATCATCACCCTTTTCACATCATACCCACCAATTCTCAACGTAACCACTAGGTCATCATCATGGGGCTATATGGTTCCAACTTTTTCCTCATCTGAAAAACCTAACACTAATGGGATGCCCATCTTGGCTCTCTTAGGCATTGAATTAGACTCCTCGGTTGGACAACGGGATACTGACATTACCCTGGAAGGacaagatccagtcctccccGGGGCAGCAAAAATAACGTTTATTGTGCCAAGGTggagtcttgaagaagcatctccTCGAAGCTCCGAGCCCGTTTGGCTTGCTCgaccactggaatgatgcaagagttgtttcaacttcccttctcggactaACTagtccaaatggtcccataaatttctGCTATCCTTAGTTGTGTGTCtatgatcctgatgatagtgaCAATAAAGGTTCTAGTTACGTCTCATAGGATCTCCTGCCATTttatttggccatttaaagaacggctcattcttaatcttctccaaTACCTGTTGCACTATCTCTCGAAACACAGCGTTAATCACCTGGGTATTGGCGGATCTTGACTGCCCAACAAAGTCTTTCCGAGGTCGGTTATTATTGTatcggtccgacctgaaatccctcatctctTAAGGGATCACCTTAGTCTTTCCTTTCCCCTGCagttggtcttcttctactcttctgTACTTGTCAATCCGATCCATCAGTTGGCGTACACTAGTAACAGGTTTACCAGTTAGAgattttctcaaatcatgctTGGTTGGAAGACCAGCCTTAAAAGTGCTAATGGCCACATCATTGTACTCTCCctctatttcgttaaacatctcccagtatctatcTGAATAAGCTTTCAGAGTTTCACCCTCCCGCATGGACATAGACAATAATgatcccaaaggccgaggaaccctgctaCAAGTAATAAAGCAAGCACCAAAAGCCCGGGTGAGTTTCCGAAAGGAGTCAATAGAGTTCGCCTTTAaaccgttgaaccacctcatcgccactgGGCCCAAGCTAGATGGAAAgaccttacacatcaaggcctcatctTTGGAGTGAACGACCATCCTTTGACTGAAATGGCTGACATGTTCTTCTGGGTCTGTTCGACCAGTATAAATGGTGAACGTAGGTTGATGAAATCACCGAGGAAGGCTTGCATCTTCTATGTTTCGTGTGAAGGGTGACTTAGAAACTTGACTCAGCGCCTTATTCATGGCATCGTTCCCCAAGCCTTTGCAAGGCGAGCTTTGTATCTACGTCTATGGTGGTGCTTCTCTTTGTAGGAAAATGTCTCGCTGGGCGGAGTTCTAGATCTCCTCCTATAACTAGAACCATCTGTCTCTTCAGAGGACAGTTTGGTGCTAGGCGATGAACGTCTTCGCCGAGCATGTCGCAATTCCCTCCTTAACTCGTCGATTTCACGTTGCATGTCTCTGTCATTCTTTGCATGGGAAACATGGCTCTTCCCTCAAGATTGACTTTTACTGAGTTGTGTGCACACTTCCTTCACGGCCTCCTCTCCGTTCAAGGCTCCTGCGCGGATTGCCATGCTGAGAACCCCTTGATTTTGTTTGATGTAGATCAACGTCTACCTGGTGTGGTCCTGCTGCTGCCTGGTGTGGACCTGCCTCCTCCATCGTGAACGTTGTAACCGAATCTCCTTTAGAATAGATCAAGccttcccacaaacggcgccaattgtaaggattgaaattggattggacccaatataggattgggttttagcccaagaagtccaaacaataaatttatagagcgtggatgaaagaactagatctactCTATAAGAAAAACGATAAAATTTGCTAATTTAAGGCTACTAAACAGAAGTAAGATAAGAAAGTCTATCCTCGGAATGGGTTGAGGAGCTTATACTATTTTGTCTTCTTTATCAACAAAGTTTTACAAGAGTTTACAGTCTTATCGTAAAAATCGCTTGATTTCTTCTCCCATCCTCTTTTTAATACATCTTcccatgctatatactacaatcttggtgTCATacctaccatacacgtgtaggttagattcgggAAACttcttcctgtcccatccaacacttcccagaaccatcaactaaTAGCTGTAAGGCTACTTGACCACTGTTCatgcatcacctccacattaatgcggccagagagttggttgggagGTATTTAATACAGAGGTAGCAgctttttaaagatatttgttgcccttCTCCTTTCTTACCCTTTGTCCAACGTCCAACCCTTAGTTGCGATGTAACTTCGAAGAAGGTCCATGATGATATGACACTTTTACTGACCTCGGACCTTTGTTGCCGAGAaggcttttctcctcggacattcATTGGACTTATCTTCTATTATCTTTACTCTTCTCTTTACTCCGTTTCCCTTATAATCTCATCTGGACATCCTCGGATGGTctaatgtcctcggattgggccataggcccagttaGTACAGCCTTAACAGTACCTCTTGATTAATTGGCCCCCACaatctatattttaaataattattaaattaattataaaaagggTTTGTGGGCCCTACAaagggtttgggtttttggggcTCCATGTGGATATTGGATTTGGCTTCGAAAGGGAAACGAAACAGTAATGAGTGAGTTAAGTGATAGTCAAAGTGTCAGTGTTTTGGTTGGTGTTTGATAACAAATTTGAGCGTGTTAGAAAATGGAAGGATTACAGGACCCTTTTTACATTGGGCCTAATATCAGTCTTCGGAAGCCCAAATTGAGTCACTTTATTTATTAGTCTACACCTAACTTCATTAAAAGGCCAGCCTATATTGCTCACTagcccaattaaaaaaaaaaaaaaaagaatggataaATTGAATTCTATAGTTTCATTAGTTTCAAATTGATcctaaaattctaaaatttattagTCTACatctatcttttctttctaagTTTATCCTCAATATCTTGCTAGATTCAAAATTAGTAAATGGGGTTTGTGTGATCATTAATGAATGTTAACGAGGATATTCAATATGAACTTTTGACCGCAAGTAGCACTAGTAGCTAGGGAATTTATATCTATCCATTTATCTACCTATAATCCATAATATAGTAAAAAAGATGGATCCCAACGTAAAtacacttttagtccctattttggcttttttctattttggtccctacattttcagtttaccacttttagtccctaaatcaatTAATGCGTAATATTTAAGTCCTTACTGTCACTCTTAACTAACAGAAAAAGCTGACGTGATTGACggcacattaaaataataatttaaaaatcaattttggtgttaaaaaatgccaaatcagcatctaaattaaaaacaaaattaaaaatgctGCCAGATCAGCACCTAGttttaactaaatgaaaaaaaaattaaaaacaaaaaatcacatgaattga is a genomic window of Quercus lobata isolate SW786 chromosome 2, ValleyOak3.0 Primary Assembly, whole genome shotgun sequence containing:
- the LOC115957883 gene encoding uncharacterized protein LOC115957883, with protein sequence MVVHSKDEALMCKVFPSSLGPVAMRWFNGLKANSIDSFRKLTRAFGACFITCSRVPRPLGSLLSMSMREGETLKAYSDRYWEMFNEIEGEYNDVAISTFKAGLPTKHDLRKSLTGKPVTSVRQLMDRIDKYRRVEEDQLQGKGKTKVIP